GTACCATGGCTGCAGATATTGGGTTTGTTTCCATGACTCAGAtccaaaattcatcaaaatcacAATCCCAAAAACaccacaaaaacaaaacaaaacaaaaccctAACTCCACCACCGCCTCATCAACTTGGATGTGGAACCCTAAAGAAGAACAAGAacatgaagaagaagatgatgattcATGGGAGGTAAGAGCTTTTGCTGAAGACACAAGGAACATCATGAACACTACATGGCCACCAAGGTCTTACACTTGTACTTTTTGTAGAAGAGAGTTCCGGTCAGCTCAAGCCCTCGGCGGTCACATGAACGTCCACCGCCGTGACCGTGCTCGTCTCCACCaaaaccaccaccaccacccaCCTTCTCTTCCTTCTTCACCTTTCATAAATATCCCACCTCAAAACCTTGTTGCAAATGGTGGATTGTGTTTTCTTTACCATTTACCAAACcctaataataatagtaataatggtGAATCTCCTTCTACTCTTCTTTCTATATCTTCTTCATCTTATCCACCAAACAATTTGATGATGCAAATGCAAACTCTCTCTCCATCTTACTCTACCAAAGtggaacaacaacaacaacaacatggTTCTTCCACCTCCATTGATGATAATAATGGTCATGATGAAATTGAAGAGCTTGATCTTGAGCTCCGCTTGGGGCATAAGCCAGCatagatatttatatttatatttatatttatagatggatatttatatttgaatcatatatttattatgttggttaattaattaatttttgtgtgtgatgaaaattaattaaattcaaaattccaACAATTAAGCTCTCTTATATTAAATTGTTCTCTCTCTTTTGAAGTGTGTGAAGAAGaaaatttattgtaattttgttgATGATTGAGACACCATGTCCAGCTTTTACATAGTTAAAATTGATAGGTTTTACTTTTGGGTTTGGAAATAGTTTGGGgggtttaaaataaataatttatcatttctttagttaattaatttgatattgattatatcatatatagtgtgattgttttgtgatTATGAAGGTCCACATGGGAGGGAATGGAAAAGGAAGATAGGGAGAGGAGAGGAGAGGATCCacaagtaaaattttaaaagaaaaaagaaaattgtaagttggaattaatttaattaatgatggaaaaagattagggttttgaataAGAGACTGAAAAAGGTTGCAGTGAAGTGTCATTTTCTGTATTAGTGTTGTGTAAGTATGTTTCTGGGCATACATTTCCGTGGGGAttattttcaaacttttttctcCTAAATAAACAAATGAAGTAATATAATCTTCACTGTTCACACCCTTTTTTACATGTAACTACAAATATGCCACTTTTTTTTCAGTTTACTGTTTCTTATTTTGGTTTACTATTTTTCTCTTTCAGAGATTCTGTTTAATGTTTCCTATTTTGGTTTATGTGTTGCTGTGGAAATGGCAAactttgtcttcataaaaactttttttttttaaggaaattGTTAGTTGTTAGCAGGTTATGTAAATAGTTTTATTCTCAAACTTCTTTGATATTTGCGTcgattaattaatttgttaactttgatgttattttttttaggtTTATATCATTCATGAGAtgatagtaattttttttttccgttaTGGTATTTATAGCCTtactggaagaaaaaaaaaatacaataattataattattttggtaCTCCTTTTGTTCCAAATTATAAGTCACCGATAGATACACACACATTAAGAAATATAGTAATTTTTGTGTATAAGTGAAATTATGTGttactttataaaattatcCTTCAATAGggtatgaaaaaaataattaagagaaTTTGCAAAGAGagtaataaatattaaagaGTATAacagaaaataagtttaatttgtatttgatacttgcaattataatattttttgtttggttttcataactattttttgtttggtttatatctctacaaatataattttattttaaaatagttgttTCATGCAACTTCCGTTATAAGAACTATAACACCATTAAACCATATGTAAATGACACATTCATCCTCCAGCTCTCCGTTTATCCTTACACAACATCCGAAACTACCTTAACCTCTAAAACTTCGTCGATAAAATAAGTCTCATTTCTTGGAAACTCTCCTTTTGGTTTGGTGGTTTGTGCAATATATCGAAAACCTTTTAGTTTTGGAACACTTTTTTTTCTATGTGAAACGACACCGTTATACTAACCGAAAGGAAAGAGTTTTGGGTGTTTCCAACAATGATCTATTGAAAGAAACTAAATCTTTATTGGATTTGATTGGAAAAAGACCCAATACTCCATATGTGAGAGAACAGAAAAATAAGGTTGTTGTTGAGATAGTCAATTTGGTGGAAAGTGGTGCAGTTATAGTGATAAGTGAAGTTTTGGTTAAAGTTGAAGAGTTTGGAAAGAGGGAGTGGCAAAATTAGTTTAACGACATTACAGTTTTTGTAATAGAAGTTTGatagaaaaactattttaaaataaaattatatttggagagatataaaacaaagaaaaaaacttccgaagactaaaattaaaaaagattataattgcaagatctaaaaatatatttaaatctaaaaaataatattaatttttcattgatattaatattaaatgacttaatatatatatatatatatatatatatatatatatatatatatatatatatatatatattgacttATAATTTGGAATGGAGTTGTATAACTAATATATAAGTAGtgtatttttagttaaaaaaactaatactGTTAAAAATTTGAAACGGGACTcctaaaaaaaccaaaaaaaatatcttatagaTAGTAGAAAAGTCATTAACATTTAGTGTAgagttatttttgaaaaaaaaaattagtgtagAATTGCATATGACAAATATTtgagaataattaaaatagtaaaatattcatatagagaattttatattattttattacgaATGAAACTgatgattttttaatatattaatatattattatttatgcaTATTTGAGTCAATTTATTAGTATAAGTAAGTACAATTTatgattgtttgaatttttattgtgaatttatattataaattaaataatttaattttttaattaaattataaaaaagttatattttttattgatgtatCCGTACcttgaaatttttataaaatatcttattttatacCCATAGGTATCGTACTCATGCATCATCATTGATGATGATCTATATTTGGAGTATTGTTGTACCAAGGATGATTTGCACATGTTAAACGTATACCCTCCTTAATAACTTCGTAGGCTTTCAAAGCTATGTTAATTGTGTTCAAATATAGCTTTGGAAATTATGGAGGCCAAAGTATAACACATTGATCAGCCAGAAAATTTTGGATCCATATTAATGCTAATTTATACAAGAGTTTACTGAAATGATCACCacagaaaaaaatataagatgtGTTCACAGTACACACACTTTTCTAACAACATTCATCTATGAAATAGTTTATTGCATTCGGGGTTTTTATGTACTATTTCTCTCTCTAATTATAAGaattattttagagaaaaaaaattgtcagtaaaagattttctcattaatatacttttatatttgatatcttACGGTTAATTCCTAACTTCATCTCTATAGCCAAgtgattataattaattaaggcCAAATTTAAGACACTCTACGTTGTCAAAAAAAATGTTTGGCAAACGACAGCTACAATGCAATTGATATTGATCCTccttaattgaaaatttagagTTATAATTAATCTTGAATAAAAAATAGGctgtaaaaatttgaaaaagaattaaTCATAAAGGAAAAAAGGATTCTCACTGCCTAAAGTCCCTCCCCATCTCAAACTTTTTTGTTGGACTTTCATTAATCCTGACAAATATTGTCGCCATGTTCAAAACATTCACTTATTCAACGCCTCCATTTATCTTATAATCTAATTTTTTGCATATAAATTGAAAGTACTTTCAATCCACCGAGTCCTCAGATAGTTGTGATAATCGATGTTCCAATTAAATTATCTTCCTTAACAAGATCAATGACTTATTCCATTGccgttattattattattatttaatttatatattattgtaaatattattattcaatcacaattattaaataaatatatttaatttttattaaaattatctttaaaattattattgtaatgtattaaatatataacataaagTATAATTAAATCTAGATTCTGGATACTTGATGATTGATCGGTCAATGAAATAGAAAATgaatatattctattttatttatctctttaattatattaactaaTTGCATTATTTAATCGTAAAAAAATAGAGACAAAATacgtaatatatatttttatttttatatatttctatcTCCTACTCTCTATTCCCTTTGACTTAcctacatttaaaaaatataataatctaaataatttaatatcaaaatttgatatataaaaaattactttgtGTAAATTAAGTCATTTATCTCAATATTATGGTTTTAAATTAAGGTATAGAATTGCAATTACAGTTATAATATTGtagattttaaaattagaattactcgtattttttttattatatgtaaaaattTACAACATAACTATCACTCAAAAGGACCGTTTAAAATCATGTACAATTCCTTATGTTTCCCTCCAACAACCAAACACAAATGTCCAAACCATTGTGTAATCCAACAACACTGAAATGTCCTCAATTACCACGAAAATACGACATATCCACAAATTATATGGGGGTTTCTATCTTTGGCGTTAACATTGTGCAGTTGGTTGGTAAATGTGTGTGTCTTAATTTTCTAAggttacataattaataaataaaaaaaaaaaaaaagtgttgtatATTTGTTTGGTAGTCCTCTGCGATGACGGTAAAATATCGGCTTAAGGAAGCATGCAGGTAGAGCAGAGGCAGAATTAGTAGAATGCGTAAAGAACAAGTAGAAGTAGTAGCATATGCCATATAATACAATTACTATTATTAATCAACATCTTTTTTCATCTAATTAATTGCCCAAATAGCCTATATGCCCTATATATGCATACCCCTTCCTAAAAAGTAActactaatttatatttgtccCCTACCTACCTACCTGAATCTTTCTTTGTAGTACTACTTTTGCAttctcttaattaattattttcactcaTAACATTATGGcctcattaattaattaaaatttaattaaatgagtGTCAGGAAACTACAACCAATCAGGGGACCCGTGGTACATGTGCTTGTGTCTTTCCTACCTATAGTACTGCTGTGCAATCTTTGTTCAATTCATGCGTAGATTTCTTCTTCATTgcaaattttattcaatttttcttC
This region of Cicer arietinum cultivar CDC Frontier isolate Library 1 chromosome 8, Cicar.CDCFrontier_v2.0, whole genome shotgun sequence genomic DNA includes:
- the LOC101504981 gene encoding uncharacterized protein; its protein translation is MAADIGFVSMTQIQNSSKSQSQKHHKNKTKQNPNSTTASSTWMWNPKEEQEHEEEDDDSWEVRAFAEDTRNIMNTTWPPRSYTCTFCRREFRSAQALGGHMNVHRRDRARLHQNHHHHPPSLPSSPFINIPPQNLVANGGLCFLYHLPNPNNNSNNGESPSTLLSISSSSYPPNNLMMQMQTLSPSYSTKVEQQQQQHGSSTSIDDNNGHDEIEELDLELRLGHKPA